Proteins from one Rosa chinensis cultivar Old Blush chromosome 7, RchiOBHm-V2, whole genome shotgun sequence genomic window:
- the LOC112176747 gene encoding anaphase-promoting complex subunit 8 — MNLKDNYRIELRAAIRQLTDRCLYAASKWAGEQLVGIEHDPAKFTPANTRFQRGSSSIRRRFRSSEVISTPIAGVSYVSTPIMEEDEIVDGDFYLLAKSYFDCREYRRAAHALRDQGGKKSVFLRCYALYLAGEKRKEEELMELEGPLGKSDIVNRELVSIERELSTFRKNGTIDPFGLYLYGLVLKEKGNGNLARTVLVESVNSYPWNWNAWLELQSLCTTVDILNSLSLNNHWMKEFFLANVYQELRMHKESLSKYDYLHGIFGFSNYIQAQIAKVQYSLREFDLVEGIFEDLLRNDPYRVEDMDMYSNVLYAKECSSALSYLAHRVFMTDKYRPESCCIIGNYYSLKGLHEKAVLYFRRALKLDRNYLSAWTLMGHEFIEMKNTPAAVDAYRHAIDINPSDYRAWYGLGQAYEMMGMPFYALHYFRKSVFFQPNDSRLWIAMAHCYQTDQLNMIDEAMKCYKRAANCNDRESIALNQLAKLNADLGRTEEAVYYYKKDLERMEDEEREGPNMVETLFFLAKYFREQKKFEEAEVYCTRLMDYTGPEKERAKSLLRGIRMEQTGAPSMDIERFPP, encoded by the exons ATGAACTTGAAAGACAACTACCGCATCGAGCTCCGCGCCGCGATTCGCCAGCTAACCGATCGTTGTCTCTACGCCGCGTCCAAATG GGCGGGAGAGCAACTGGTCGGCATCGAGCACGACCCGGCCAAGTTCACGCCGGCCAATACCAGATTCCAGCGCGGGAGCTCCAGCATTCGCCGGAGATTCCGCTCCAGCGAGGTCATCTCGACGCCGATTGCCGGCGTGTCGTATGTGTCGACTCCGATTATGGAGGAGGACGAGATTGTGGACGGCGATTTTTACCTTCTGGCCAAGTCTTACTTTGATTGCAGAGAGTATAGAAGAGCTGCTCATGCTCTTCGTGATCAAGGTGGTAAAAAATCAGTCTTTTTGCGCTGCTATGCTCTTTACCTG GCTGGAGAGAAGCGGAAAGAGGAAGAATTGATGGAACTTGAGGGACCTCTAGGAAAGAGCGACATTGTGAATCGTGAACTGGTTTCTATTGAGAGGGAGTTATCAACTTTTCGCAAAAATGGTACGATTGATCCTTTTGGACTGTACTTGTATGGCCTTGTGCTCAAAGAGAAAGGCAATGGGAACCTTGCTCGTACAGTTCTTGTGGAGTCTGTTAATAGCTACCCTTGGAACTGGAATGCTTGGTTAGAGCTGCAGTCCTTGTGCACTACAGTTGACATCTTGAACAGCCTTAGTCTCAATAATCATTGGATGAAGGAGTTCTTTCTTGCCAATGTTTACCAAGAACTAAGGATGCACAAAGAATCCTTATCAAAGTATGATTATCTACATGGCATTTTTGGTTTCAGTAATTACATTCAGGCTCAGATTGCAAAAGTCCAGTACAGTTTGAGGGAATTTGATCTAGTTGAAGGAATTTTTGAAGATCTTCTCAGGAATGACCCTTATCGAGTGGAGGACATGGATATGTATTCCAATGTGCTGTATGCAAAGGAATGTTCATCTGCACTGAGTTACCTTGCCCATAGAGTATTTATGACCGATAAATACAGACCTGAATCTTGTTGCATTATTGGGAATTATTACAGCTTAAAAGGGCTGCATGAGAAAGCAGTTCTGTACTTTAGGAGGGCACTCAAACTGGATAGAAATTATTTATCTGCTTGGACCCTCATGGGTCATGAATTTATTGAGATGAAAAACACACCAGCTGCTGTTGACGCTTATCGGCATGCTATAGATATAAATCCGAGTGATTATCGTGCTTGGTATGGATTAGGTCAAGCTTATGAGATGATGGGTATGCCCTTTTATGCTCTTCATTACTTCCGGAAATCGGTATTTTTCCAGCCAAATGATTCTCGGTTATGGATTGCCATGGCTCATTGCTATCAAACTGATCAGCTAAATATGATTGATGAAGCAATGAAGTGTTACAAAAGGGCAGCAAATTGTAATGACAGGGAATCGATTGCCCTGAACCAGCTAGCTAAGTTAAATGCTGATCTTGGCCGTACCGAAGAGGCAGTTTATTACTACAAGAAGGATCTGGAGAGGATGGAAGATGAAGAGAGGGAAGGACCAAATATGGTTGAAACTCTCTTCTTTCTTGCTAAATACTTCAGAGAGCAGAAAAAGTTTGAAGAAGCAGAGGTCTACTGTACCCGTCTTATGGATTATACCGGCCCG GAAAAGGAAAGAGCGAAAAGTTTACTTAGAGGAATTAGAATGGAACAAACTGGTGCTCCTTCTATGGATATTGAGCGCTTTCCTCCTTGA